One window of the Gambusia affinis linkage group LG01, SWU_Gaff_1.0, whole genome shotgun sequence genome contains the following:
- the LOC122837738 gene encoding proteasomal ubiquitin receptor ADRM1-like isoform X1, translating into MSSGALFPSLVSGSRGSSSKYLVEFRAGKMSLKGNTVTPDKRKGLVYIQQSDDSLIHFCWKDRTTGNVDDDLIIFPDDCEFKRVNQCTTGRVYVLKFKAGSKRLFFWMQEPKTDKDEEFCRKVNEFLNNPPIPGAPGSGGSSGHELSALGGEGGLQNLLGNMSHNQLMQLIGPTGLGGLGGLGALAGPGLANLLGSGGPSASSSSSSSRSQAATAASSSAAAPRLSSTQAPTTPTPPAASAPATAAAAAAAPATPAPAQTPVTPASVGSPPPHQPIQLSDLQSILANMNVPAAAAAPQGSAVDLASVCTPEMMAPILTNPEVQQRLLPFLPSGESLLQSAEEIQTTLNSPQFQQSMSMFSSALASGQLGPLMNQFGLSAEAVDAANRGDVEAFARAMQGSKGDSKEKKEDDEDMSLD; encoded by the exons ATGTCGTCCGGCGCTCTGTTTCCGAGTCTGGTCAGCGGCTCTAGGGGAAGCTCCAGCAAGTACCTAGTGGAGTTTCGTGCTGGTAAAATGAGCCTGAAGGGGAACACGGTTACACCCGACAAACGCAAGGGCTTGGTGTACATCCAGCAGTCCGATGACTCCCTGATCCATTTCTGCTGGAAGGACAGAACCACTGGGAACGTTGATGAT GATCTGATCATCTTTCCTGACGACTGTGAGTTTAAGAGAGTGAACCAGTGCACCACGGGACGTGTCTATGTGCTGAAGTTCAAGGCTGGCTCCAAAAGGCTCTTCTTCTGGATGCAG GAGCCCAAAACGGACAAAGATGAGGAGTTCTGCCGTAAGGTGAACGAGTTCCTGAACAACCCTCCGATTCCTGGCGCTCCGGGCAGCGGAGGCAGCAGCGGTCACGAGCTGTCGGCGCTGGGCGGCGAGGGCGGCCTGCAGAACCTGCTGGGAAACATGAGCCACAACCAGCTGATGCAGCTGATCGGTCCGACGGGGCTCGGTGGACTGG GAGGCCTGGGAGCGTTAGCCGGACCTGGACTGGCGAATCTGCTAGGCAGCGGCGGCCCATCCGCCAGCAGCTCCTCATCCAG CTCTAGAAGCCAAGCAGCCACGGCCGCCTCCTCATCAGCTGCAGCCCCCAGACTGAGCTCCACCCAGGCACCGACCACGCCTACAcctcctgctgcctctgctcctgccactgctgctgctgctgctgctgcccccGCTACTCCAG CTCCAGCTCAGACCCCTGTGACGCCGGCCTCCGTTGGAAGCCCTCCTCCTCACCAGCCCATCCAGCTCAGTGACCTGCAGAGCATCCTGGCCAACATGAATGTTCCTGCAGCCGCTGCAGCGCCGCAGGGATCTGCAG TGGACCTGGCGAGCGTTTGCACCCCGGAGATGATGGCTCCCATCCTGACCAACCCCGAAGTCCAACAGAGGCTCCTCCCCTTCCTCCCCAGCGGAGAGAGCTTACTGCAGAGCGCAGAGGAGATCCAGACCACACTGAACTCGCCGCAGTTCCAGCAG TCCATGAGTATGTTCAGCAGCGCTTTGGCTTCGGGGCAGCTCGGCCCGCTGATGAATCAGTTCGGTCTGTCGGCTGAAGCTGTGGACGCTGCCAACAGGGGAG ACGTGGAAGCGTTTGCCAGAGCCATGCAGGGCAGCAAAGGAGACtccaaagagaagaaagaagatgATGAAGACATGAGTCTAGATTAG
- the LOC122837738 gene encoding proteasomal ubiquitin receptor ADRM1-like isoform X2, translating into MSSGALFPSLVSGSRGSSSKYLVEFRAGKMSLKGNTVTPDKRKGLVYIQQSDDSLIHFCWKDRTTGNVDDDLIIFPDDCEFKRVNQCTTGRVYVLKFKAGSKRLFFWMQEPKTDKDEEFCRKVNEFLNNPPIPGAPGSGGSSGHELSALGGEGGLQNLLGNMSHNQLMQLIGPTGLGGLGLGALAGPGLANLLGSGGPSASSSSSSSRSQAATAASSSAAAPRLSSTQAPTTPTPPAASAPATAAAAAAAPATPAPAQTPVTPASVGSPPPHQPIQLSDLQSILANMNVPAAAAAPQGSAVDLASVCTPEMMAPILTNPEVQQRLLPFLPSGESLLQSAEEIQTTLNSPQFQQSMSMFSSALASGQLGPLMNQFGLSAEAVDAANRGDVEAFARAMQGSKGDSKEKKEDDEDMSLD; encoded by the exons ATGTCGTCCGGCGCTCTGTTTCCGAGTCTGGTCAGCGGCTCTAGGGGAAGCTCCAGCAAGTACCTAGTGGAGTTTCGTGCTGGTAAAATGAGCCTGAAGGGGAACACGGTTACACCCGACAAACGCAAGGGCTTGGTGTACATCCAGCAGTCCGATGACTCCCTGATCCATTTCTGCTGGAAGGACAGAACCACTGGGAACGTTGATGAT GATCTGATCATCTTTCCTGACGACTGTGAGTTTAAGAGAGTGAACCAGTGCACCACGGGACGTGTCTATGTGCTGAAGTTCAAGGCTGGCTCCAAAAGGCTCTTCTTCTGGATGCAG GAGCCCAAAACGGACAAAGATGAGGAGTTCTGCCGTAAGGTGAACGAGTTCCTGAACAACCCTCCGATTCCTGGCGCTCCGGGCAGCGGAGGCAGCAGCGGTCACGAGCTGTCGGCGCTGGGCGGCGAGGGCGGCCTGCAGAACCTGCTGGGAAACATGAGCCACAACCAGCTGATGCAGCTGATCGGTCCGACGGGGCTCGGTGGACTGG GCCTGGGAGCGTTAGCCGGACCTGGACTGGCGAATCTGCTAGGCAGCGGCGGCCCATCCGCCAGCAGCTCCTCATCCAG CTCTAGAAGCCAAGCAGCCACGGCCGCCTCCTCATCAGCTGCAGCCCCCAGACTGAGCTCCACCCAGGCACCGACCACGCCTACAcctcctgctgcctctgctcctgccactgctgctgctgctgctgctgcccccGCTACTCCAG CTCCAGCTCAGACCCCTGTGACGCCGGCCTCCGTTGGAAGCCCTCCTCCTCACCAGCCCATCCAGCTCAGTGACCTGCAGAGCATCCTGGCCAACATGAATGTTCCTGCAGCCGCTGCAGCGCCGCAGGGATCTGCAG TGGACCTGGCGAGCGTTTGCACCCCGGAGATGATGGCTCCCATCCTGACCAACCCCGAAGTCCAACAGAGGCTCCTCCCCTTCCTCCCCAGCGGAGAGAGCTTACTGCAGAGCGCAGAGGAGATCCAGACCACACTGAACTCGCCGCAGTTCCAGCAG TCCATGAGTATGTTCAGCAGCGCTTTGGCTTCGGGGCAGCTCGGCCCGCTGATGAATCAGTTCGGTCTGTCGGCTGAAGCTGTGGACGCTGCCAACAGGGGAG ACGTGGAAGCGTTTGCCAGAGCCATGCAGGGCAGCAAAGGAGACtccaaagagaagaaagaagatgATGAAGACATGAGTCTAGATTAG